A genomic window from Halorubrum lacusprofundi ATCC 49239 includes:
- a CDS encoding ISH3-like element ISHla1 family transposase: MSKTKQADGEIHEDQLLNFLVNRLDEEVSLSLANNAEITAEDIYEVLVGACADGTSVSTLCASSQNSPAGNTVLYHLRTKFEPERLERVANTLLRKDLDELLPEQVEVCADLHLRPYYGDEDDTDGLYHSVAKRGTTAFHAYATLYARVKNKRYTLAVRRLKDGDTASSVLAEFFGVLDGLDAGVKAVYLDRGFYDSKCLTLLQAHNYAYVIPIIRWGEAIQQELSEGWSRVIQHDLTGKLDGHSWTVDFPVYIDCTYLNGKYDENGVARHGYAADAPFIDSPRDARYHYSKRFGIESSYRLFEQAIATTTTRDPTVRLLYVVVSLLLQNVWRYLHYEYVATPRRGGRRLWWWPYKEFVNMIRRAAWTALAVRRAVPANRPPDDRFHR; encoded by the coding sequence ACTTTCTCGTCAACCGCCTTGACGAGGAAGTTTCGCTCTCGTTAGCCAATAACGCTGAAATCACTGCTGAAGACATCTATGAGGTCCTCGTCGGCGCTTGCGCCGACGGGACCTCTGTCTCTACGCTCTGTGCGTCGAGCCAGAACTCACCCGCTGGGAACACGGTCCTCTACCATCTTCGGACGAAGTTCGAGCCGGAACGGCTCGAACGAGTCGCTAACACGCTCCTGCGAAAGGATCTCGATGAATTGCTCCCCGAACAGGTGGAGGTCTGCGCAGACCTCCACCTGCGGCCCTACTACGGTGACGAAGACGACACAGACGGCCTCTATCACTCGGTAGCGAAGCGTGGAACCACTGCGTTCCACGCCTATGCCACACTCTACGCGCGTGTGAAGAACAAACGCTACACGCTGGCGGTACGCCGTCTCAAAGACGGCGATACCGCAAGTAGTGTCCTCGCTGAGTTCTTCGGTGTCCTCGACGGCCTTGACGCCGGGGTCAAGGCCGTCTACCTTGATCGCGGATTCTACGACAGTAAGTGTCTCACGCTGCTTCAGGCGCACAATTACGCGTACGTGATCCCGATCATCCGGTGGGGTGAGGCGATTCAGCAAGAGCTCTCGGAAGGATGGAGTCGCGTCATTCAGCATGATCTGACGGGGAAACTCGACGGTCACAGCTGGACCGTCGATTTTCCCGTCTACATCGACTGTACGTACCTAAATGGGAAGTATGACGAGAACGGTGTGGCGCGTCACGGCTACGCCGCTGACGCGCCGTTCATCGACTCACCACGGGACGCTCGATACCACTACTCGAAACGCTTCGGTATCGAGTCAAGCTATCGCTTGTTTGAGCAAGCGATAGCGACAACGACAACGCGAGATCCAACGGTACGGCTGCTGTACGTGGTGGTGAGTCTCCTCTTACAGAACGTCTGGCGGTACCTTCACTACGAGTATGTGGCGACGCCCCGCCGAGGCGGGCGTCGCCTCTGGTGGTGGCCGTACAAGGAGTTCGTCAATATGATTCGACGAGCTGCGTGGACGGCCCTCGCGGTGCGTCGGGCCGTCCCCGCGAATCGGCCACCTGACGACCGATTCCACCGCTAA
- a CDS encoding ISH3-like element ISHla1 family transposase: MSKTKQADGEIHEDQLLNFLVNRLDEEVSLSLANNAEITAEDIYEVLVGACADGTSVSTLCASSQNSPAGNTVLYHLRTKFEPERLERVANTLLRKDLDELLPEQVEVCADLHLRPYYGDEDDTDGLYHSVAKRGTTAFHAYATLYARVKNKRYTLAVRRLKDGDTASSVLAEFFGVLDGLDAGVKAVYLDRGFYDSKCLTLLQAHNYAYVIPIIRWGEAIQQELSEGWSRVIQHDLTGKLDGHSWTVDFPVYIDCTYLNGKYDENGVARHGYAADAPFIDSPRDARYHYSKRFGIESSYRLFEQAIATTTTRDPTVRLLYVVVSLLLQNVWRYLHYEYVATPRRGGRRLWWWPYKEFVNMIRRAAWTALAVRRAVPANRPPDDRFHR; encoded by the coding sequence GTGTCTAAAACCAAACAAGCAGACGGTGAGATCCACGAGGACCAGCTTCTTAACTTTCTCGTCAACCGCCTTGACGAGGAAGTTTCGCTCTCGTTAGCCAATAACGCTGAAATCACTGCTGAAGACATCTATGAGGTCCTCGTCGGCGCTTGCGCCGACGGGACCTCTGTCTCTACGCTCTGTGCGTCGAGCCAGAACTCACCCGCTGGGAACACGGTCCTCTACCATCTTCGGACGAAGTTCGAGCCGGAACGGCTCGAACGAGTCGCTAACACGCTCCTGCGAAAGGATCTCGATGAATTGCTCCCCGAACAGGTGGAGGTCTGCGCAGACCTCCACCTGCGGCCCTACTACGGTGACGAAGACGACACAGACGGCCTCTATCACTCGGTAGCGAAGCGTGGAACCACTGCGTTCCACGCCTATGCCACACTCTACGCGCGTGTGAAGAACAAACGCTACACGCTGGCGGTACGCCGTCTCAAAGACGGCGATACCGCAAGTAGTGTCCTCGCTGAGTTCTTCGGTGTCCTCGACGGCCTTGACGCCGGGGTCAAGGCCGTCTACCTTGATCGCGGATTCTACGACAGTAAGTGTCTCACGCTGCTTCAGGCGCACAATTACGCGTACGTGATCCCGATCATCCGGTGGGGTGAGGCGATTCAGCAAGAGCTCTCGGAAGGATGGAGTCGCGTCATTCAGCATGATCTGACGGGGAAACTCGACGGTCACAGCTGGACCGTCGATTTTCCCGTCTACATCGACTGTACGTACCTAAATGGGAAGTATGACGAGAACGGTGTGGCGCGTCACGGCTACGCCGCTGACGCGCCGTTCATCGACTCACCACGGGACGCTCGATACCACTACTCGAAACGCTTCGGTATCGAGTCAAGCTATCGCTTGTTTGAGCAAGCGATAGCGACAACGACAACACGAGATCCAACGGTACGGCTGCTGTACGTGGTGGTGAGTCTCCTCTTACAGAACGTCTGGCGGTACCTTCACTACGAGTATGTGGCGACGCCCCGCCGAGGCGGGCGTCGCCTCTGGTGGTGGCCGTACAAGGAGTTCGTCAATATGATTCGACGAGCTGCGTGGACGGCCCTCGCGGTGCGTCGGGCCGTCCCCGCGAATCGGCCACCTGACGACCGATTCCACCGCTAA
- a CDS encoding RAD55 family ATPase, with translation MYDLRPHFDEEVEPGTNLLLTGPPLTGKRSLMMDVLAAGTERGDGAIVVTTKDGAERVLKDYQKRTAYEGKPVAVVDCVTRQQGVNDVRESDRIKYASSPVDMTGIGIKLSEFLQAFGDRGIEQNRVMVHSLSTLLMYSDLQTVFRFLHVFTGRIQSVNGLGLFSIDSTSHDEQAMNTLKQLFDGVITVPEDEEPKIRLA, from the coding sequence ATGTATGACCTGAGGCCACACTTCGACGAGGAGGTCGAACCCGGAACAAACCTCCTTCTCACTGGACCCCCGCTCACCGGCAAGCGGTCGCTCATGATGGACGTGTTGGCGGCCGGGACCGAGCGCGGCGACGGCGCGATCGTCGTCACCACGAAGGACGGCGCCGAGCGCGTCCTGAAAGACTACCAGAAGCGGACCGCCTACGAGGGGAAGCCGGTCGCCGTCGTCGACTGCGTCACTCGACAGCAGGGCGTCAACGACGTCCGCGAGTCCGACCGGATCAAGTACGCCTCCTCGCCCGTGGACATGACGGGCATCGGGATCAAGCTCTCGGAGTTCCTGCAGGCGTTCGGCGATCGGGGGATCGAGCAAAACCGCGTGATGGTCCATTCGCTGTCCACGCTGTTGATGTACTCGGATCTCCAGACCGTGTTCCGATTCCTCCACGTGTTCACGGGACGGATCCAGAGCGTGAACGGCCTCGGGCTGTTCAGTATCGACTCGACCTCTCACGACGAGCAGGCGATGAACACGCTCAAACAACTCTTCGACGGCGTCATCACGGTTCCCGAGGACGAGGAGCCGAAAATTCGGCTGGCTTGA
- a CDS encoding CoA-binding protein: protein MPITDDEGLDRLLDADTVAVIGCSTTPGKAAHDVPAYLQRHGYRVIPVNPFADEVLGEPAYDELADVEADVDLVNVFRPSEEIPEILGAVRERHAERGDAGAAWIQLGISHDEAAADAESDGIEVVQDRCMKVEHKRLRG, encoded by the coding sequence ATGCCTATCACCGACGACGAGGGACTCGACCGACTGCTCGACGCCGACACCGTCGCCGTGATCGGCTGTTCGACGACGCCCGGGAAGGCCGCCCACGACGTGCCGGCGTACCTCCAGCGACACGGGTACCGCGTGATTCCGGTGAACCCCTTCGCCGACGAGGTGCTCGGCGAGCCGGCGTACGACGAACTCGCCGACGTGGAGGCCGACGTGGACCTCGTGAACGTGTTCCGCCCGAGCGAGGAGATCCCGGAGATCCTCGGCGCGGTTCGCGAGCGACACGCGGAGCGCGGTGACGCGGGCGCGGCGTGGATCCAACTGGGGATCAGCCACGACGAGGCGGCCGCGGACGCGGAGTCAGACGGGATCGAGGTCGTTCAGGACCGCTGTATGAAGGTCGAACACAAGCGGCTACGCGGGTAG
- a CDS encoding PLP-dependent cysteine synthase family protein gives MTTHREPLSSVLETIGETPLVRVHDSPDAVPVYAKLESFNPGASIKDRIGKYMLERMLERGDVGEGGTVVEPTAGNTGIGLAVAAKQLGLNAVFVVPERFSVEKQQLMRALGAEVVNTPSEDGMGFAIDRAHEIADELDDAVVPQQFSNPLNAEAHYETTAPEIDEALDGEVGAVVAGCGTGGTLMGMARYFRERDPDTYVVAVEPAGSAYREFLGEEVAHEEYKTEGIGTHDIDTNELFDPALVDDIQAVPDREVHEEMGRLAAEEGQLVASSAAANAIAAKRVARAIRDGEIDAPYDTVATAFPDSSERYLSKGVYRSFEEWEG, from the coding sequence ATGACGACCCATCGGGAGCCCCTGTCGTCGGTGTTGGAGACGATCGGGGAGACGCCGCTCGTTCGGGTACACGACTCCCCGGACGCGGTGCCGGTGTACGCGAAGTTGGAGTCGTTCAACCCCGGTGCGAGCATCAAGGACCGCATCGGGAAGTACATGCTCGAACGCATGCTCGAACGCGGCGACGTGGGGGAGGGTGGCACCGTCGTCGAGCCGACCGCGGGCAACACCGGGATCGGGCTCGCGGTCGCGGCCAAGCAGTTAGGGCTGAACGCGGTGTTCGTCGTTCCAGAGCGATTCTCGGTGGAGAAACAGCAGCTCATGCGCGCGCTCGGCGCGGAGGTGGTCAACACCCCGAGCGAGGACGGAATGGGGTTCGCCATCGACCGTGCCCACGAGATCGCCGACGAGCTCGACGACGCGGTCGTCCCCCAGCAGTTCTCGAACCCGCTCAACGCCGAGGCCCACTACGAGACGACCGCCCCCGAGATCGACGAGGCGCTCGACGGGGAGGTGGGCGCCGTGGTCGCCGGCTGCGGCACCGGCGGGACGCTGATGGGGATGGCTCGCTACTTCCGCGAGCGCGACCCCGATACCTACGTCGTCGCCGTGGAGCCCGCCGGCTCCGCGTACCGCGAGTTCCTCGGCGAGGAGGTCGCCCACGAGGAGTACAAGACGGAGGGGATCGGCACCCACGACATCGACACCAACGAGCTGTTCGACCCGGCCCTCGTCGACGACATCCAGGCCGTCCCCGACCGTGAGGTCCACGAGGAGATGGGGCGGCTCGCGGCCGAGGAGGGACAGCTCGTCGCCTCCTCCGCGGCCGCGAACGCGATCGCGGCCAAGCGAGTCGCTCGGGCGATTCGCGACGGCGAGATAGACGCCCCGTACGACACGGTCGCCACCGCGTTTCCGGACTCCTCGGAGCGGTACCTCTCGAAGGGCGTGTACCGGTCCTTCGAGGAGTGGGAAGGGTAG
- the thrS gene encoding threonine--tRNA ligase gives MPLVRFRRGMSETDAQADVTVVLPDGAELDVPAGATVEDVAFEIGPGLGRDTVAGKIDGELVEKYATVHDGARIEIVTDQSDEYLTVLRHSAAHVFAQALQRLHPEATLTIGPPTDEGFYYDVTDVDLDEDDLDAIEEEMDEIIAADYDIEREVRSREEAKEIYADNEYKLQILDEEADDEEVTFYVQDDWQDLCQGPHVESTGEIGATTLLEVSAAYWRGDEDNDTLTRVYGTAFASESDLKEHLELREEALERDHRKIGQEMNLFSIPTVTGPGLPLYHPPGKTVLRELSNFANELNRENGYEEVETPHVFRTELWKKSGHYENYKDDMFLLDVNDEEYGLKPMNCPGHATIFDQQSWSYRDLPQRYFENGKVYRKEQRGELSGLSRVWSFTIDDGHLFVRPDQIRQEIESVIEMIFEVVETLDLDVEVALATRPDKSVGGDEIWESAEEQLRDVLESGGYEYDVEPGDGAFYGPKIDFGFEDALGRVWDGPTVQLDFNMPDRFDLTYTGEDNEDHQPVMIHRALYGSYERFFMVLIEHFDGDFPLWLAPEQVRILPVSDETLGYAHRVKNELEDAGFRVEVEDRDWTVGRKIRAGHDDRLPYMVIVGEDEQEAGTVSVRDRFENQRGDVDLDAFVDHLVAERDEKRTEPEFVDAE, from the coding sequence ATGCCCCTCGTCCGGTTCCGAAGAGGTATGAGCGAGACCGATGCGCAGGCCGACGTGACGGTCGTCCTTCCGGACGGAGCAGAGCTCGACGTGCCGGCGGGGGCGACAGTCGAAGACGTTGCCTTCGAGATCGGCCCCGGGCTCGGTCGCGACACGGTCGCGGGGAAGATCGACGGCGAACTCGTCGAAAAGTACGCGACGGTCCACGACGGCGCACGGATCGAGATCGTCACGGATCAGTCCGACGAGTACCTCACGGTGTTGCGCCACTCCGCCGCCCACGTGTTCGCGCAGGCCCTCCAGCGGCTCCATCCCGAAGCGACGCTCACGATCGGCCCCCCGACCGACGAGGGGTTCTACTACGACGTGACCGACGTCGACCTCGACGAGGACGACCTCGACGCCATCGAGGAGGAGATGGACGAGATCATCGCGGCCGACTACGACATTGAGCGCGAGGTCCGGTCCCGTGAGGAGGCCAAAGAGATCTACGCCGACAACGAGTACAAACTGCAGATACTCGACGAGGAAGCCGACGACGAGGAGGTCACCTTCTACGTGCAGGACGACTGGCAGGACCTCTGTCAGGGCCCCCACGTCGAGTCGACGGGCGAGATCGGGGCGACGACCCTCTTGGAGGTCTCGGCGGCCTACTGGCGCGGTGACGAGGACAACGACACGCTGACGCGCGTGTACGGGACGGCGTTCGCCTCTGAATCGGATCTGAAAGAGCATCTCGAACTGCGCGAGGAGGCGTTAGAGCGCGACCACCGGAAGATCGGACAGGAGATGAACCTCTTCTCGATCCCGACGGTGACCGGTCCCGGCCTCCCGCTGTACCACCCGCCGGGCAAGACCGTGCTCCGTGAACTCTCGAACTTCGCGAACGAGCTCAACCGCGAGAACGGCTACGAGGAGGTCGAGACCCCGCACGTGTTCCGGACGGAGCTGTGGAAGAAGTCCGGCCACTACGAGAACTACAAAGACGACATGTTCCTCCTCGACGTCAACGACGAGGAGTACGGGCTCAAGCCGATGAACTGTCCGGGCCACGCGACCATCTTCGACCAGCAGTCGTGGTCGTACCGCGACCTGCCGCAGCGCTACTTCGAGAACGGGAAGGTGTACCGGAAAGAGCAGCGCGGCGAGCTCTCCGGGCTCTCGCGCGTCTGGTCGTTCACCATCGACGACGGGCACCTGTTCGTCCGGCCCGACCAGATCCGTCAGGAGATCGAGTCGGTCATCGAGATGATCTTCGAGGTCGTCGAGACGCTGGATCTGGACGTCGAGGTCGCGCTGGCGACCCGCCCCGACAAATCCGTCGGCGGCGACGAGATCTGGGAGTCCGCGGAAGAGCAGCTCCGCGACGTGCTCGAATCGGGCGGCTACGAGTACGACGTCGAGCCCGGCGACGGCGCCTTCTACGGCCCGAAGATCGACTTCGGCTTTGAGGACGCGCTGGGTCGCGTCTGGGACGGCCCCACCGTCCAGCTCGACTTCAACATGCCCGACCGGTTCGACCTGACCTACACGGGCGAGGACAACGAAGACCACCAGCCGGTGATGATCCACCGCGCGCTGTACGGGAGCTACGAGCGCTTCTTCATGGTGCTCATCGAGCACTTCGACGGCGACTTCCCGCTGTGGCTCGCGCCCGAACAGGTCCGCATCCTCCCCGTCTCCGACGAGACGCTCGGCTACGCCCACCGCGTGAAAAACGAACTGGAGGACGCCGGCTTCCGCGTCGAGGTCGAGGACCGCGACTGGACGGTCGGTCGCAAGATCCGCGCCGGTCACGACGACCGGCTCCCGTACATGGTCATCGTCGGCGAGGACGAGCAGGAGGCGGGCACCGTCTCGGTCCGTGACCGCTTCGAGAACCAACGCGGCGATGTCGACCTCGACGCGTTCGTCGACCACCTCGTCGCCGAGCGCGACGAGAAGCGTACTGAGCCGGAGTTCGTCGACGCGGAGTGA
- a CDS encoding pyridoxal-phosphate-dependent aminotransferase family protein, protein MSDASALTKQEDDAPDVGELTPPDRTLMGPGPSDVHPRVLKGMSTPLVGHLDPSFVEIMDEVQELLRYTFRTDNQWTIPVSGTGSASMEAAIGNLVEPGDTMLVPTNGYFGGRMKSMAERAGGEVVEVSAPWGEPLDPVDVERAFDEHQPDVFGFVHAETSTGVLQPNVPELTDIAHDHDALVIADSVTSLGGVELRVDEWDIDVAYSGPQKCLSCPPGASPLTLNDRAMDKVLGREERPRSWYLDLSLLEGYWGDDRSYHHTAPISNVYALREALRLVAEEGIEARWARHRAVAGDLKAGLQDLGLEMNAPDEYWLPSLNAVRVPDGIDDGAVIDHLLEEYDLEIASGLGDLEGDIWRIGCMGYSARPKNVEYVLAALEDALGQQGF, encoded by the coding sequence ATGAGCGACGCATCTGCGCTGACCAAGCAAGAGGACGACGCACCAGACGTAGGGGAGCTGACGCCACCGGACCGGACGCTGATGGGACCGGGGCCGAGCGACGTCCATCCCCGCGTGCTCAAGGGAATGAGCACGCCGCTCGTCGGCCACCTCGACCCCTCGTTCGTCGAGATCATGGACGAGGTTCAGGAGCTGCTGCGCTACACGTTCCGGACGGACAACCAGTGGACGATTCCGGTCTCGGGAACGGGATCGGCGTCGATGGAAGCGGCCATCGGCAACCTCGTCGAGCCGGGCGACACGATGTTAGTCCCGACGAACGGCTACTTCGGCGGGCGGATGAAGTCGATGGCCGAGCGCGCGGGCGGCGAGGTTGTCGAGGTATCGGCGCCGTGGGGCGAACCCCTCGACCCGGTCGATGTTGAGCGCGCGTTCGACGAACACCAGCCGGACGTGTTCGGGTTCGTTCACGCGGAGACCTCGACCGGGGTCCTCCAGCCGAACGTCCCCGAACTGACCGACATCGCGCACGACCACGACGCGCTCGTGATCGCCGACTCCGTCACCTCGCTGGGCGGCGTCGAGCTGCGCGTCGACGAGTGGGACATCGACGTGGCCTACTCCGGCCCGCAGAAGTGCCTCTCGTGTCCGCCCGGTGCGAGCCCGCTCACGCTCAACGACCGCGCGATGGACAAGGTGCTCGGCCGCGAGGAGCGGCCCCGCTCGTGGTACCTCGACCTCTCGCTTTTGGAGGGGTACTGGGGCGACGACCGCTCGTACCATCACACTGCGCCGATCTCCAACGTGTACGCGCTTCGCGAGGCGCTCCGCCTCGTCGCCGAGGAGGGGATCGAAGCGCGCTGGGCGCGCCATCGCGCCGTCGCCGGCGATCTGAAGGCGGGTCTTCAGGATCTGGGCCTCGAGATGAACGCCCCCGACGAGTACTGGCTCCCGAGCCTGAACGCGGTGCGAGTCCCTGACGGGATCGACGACGGCGCCGTCATCGACCACCTCCTCGAGGAGTACGATCTGGAGATCGCGTCCGGACTGGGCGATCTGGAGGGCGATATCTGGCGGATCGGCTGTATGGGCTACTCGGCCCGCCCGAAAAACGTCGAGTACGTCCTCGCGGCGCTGGAGGACGCGCTGGGCCAGCAGGGGTTCTAA
- a CDS encoding guanosine monophosphate reductase, translated as MNDLRTGLSYGDVLLVPQRSPVDSRSDVDLSTRLTPSVELASPLVSAAMDTVTEAELAIELARAGGMGVLHRFLTVDEQATQVEQVAATGSPVAAAVGINEDYIARSAALAAAGVDALVVDVAHGHLERTITAVETIADEFPDVDIVAGNVATPAGVEDLAAAGADCVKVGIGPGSHCTTRKVAGAGVPQLTAVDDCATAAEELDVTICADGGIRTSGDAVKALMAGADTVMLGSLFAGTEEAPGAVVKVDGTQYKRSRGMATTAAAEDRDDKGADVGADEGVEALTPYKGPVAIVAEEFCQGIRSGLSYCGGHTIERARDRAEFIRVAPGAKEREGFHTDDDWEGISVDSETKRVSDSDGETAAESGD; from the coding sequence ATGAACGATCTACGAACCGGATTGAGCTACGGGGACGTGCTGCTCGTCCCGCAGCGATCGCCGGTCGACAGTCGGAGCGATGTGGATCTCTCGACGCGGCTCACGCCGAGCGTCGAACTAGCGTCGCCGCTCGTCTCGGCGGCGATGGACACCGTCACGGAGGCGGAACTGGCGATCGAACTCGCGCGCGCCGGCGGGATGGGTGTGCTTCACCGCTTCCTCACTGTCGACGAGCAGGCGACGCAGGTTGAACAGGTAGCCGCGACCGGCTCGCCGGTCGCCGCCGCGGTGGGAATCAACGAGGACTACATTGCTCGGAGCGCCGCACTAGCCGCGGCCGGCGTGGACGCGCTCGTCGTCGACGTCGCGCACGGACACCTCGAACGGACTATCACGGCGGTCGAGACCATCGCCGACGAGTTCCCGGACGTCGATATCGTCGCGGGCAACGTCGCGACGCCCGCGGGCGTCGAAGATCTTGCGGCCGCCGGCGCCGACTGCGTGAAGGTCGGCATCGGCCCGGGCTCGCACTGTACCACGCGGAAGGTCGCCGGGGCGGGCGTCCCGCAGCTCACCGCCGTCGACGACTGCGCGACCGCGGCCGAGGAACTGGACGTGACGATCTGTGCCGACGGCGGGATCCGCACCTCCGGCGATGCGGTGAAGGCGCTGATGGCGGGTGCCGACACCGTGATGCTCGGGAGCCTCTTTGCCGGCACCGAAGAGGCGCCCGGCGCGGTCGTCAAGGTCGACGGGACGCAGTACAAGCGGTCGCGCGGGATGGCGACGACCGCCGCCGCCGAGGACCGCGACGACAAGGGGGCAGATGTGGGCGCCGACGAGGGCGTCGAGGCGTTGACGCCGTATAAGGGGCCGGTGGCGATCGTCGCCGAGGAGTTCTGTCAGGGGATTCGCTCGGGGCTGTCGTACTGTGGCGGCCACACGATCGAACGCGCTCGCGACCGGGCAGAATTCATCCGCGTCGCACCCGGCGCGAAGGAGCGCGAGGGGTTCCACACCGACGACGACTGGGAGGGGATCAGCGTGGACAGCGAGACGAAGCGAGTCTCCGACTCGGACGGCGAAACGGCGGCCGAAAGCGGCGACTGA
- a CDS encoding class I SAM-dependent methyltransferase, translating into MPDAFGRAIRDHHRGDRTTPLRQGDGEETREHPIGAFYFDAFDAESNAGSWLTSRLSGPLVDLGAGAGRHALRFQGRFETVAVETSPALVEAMRDRGVVDVREGDMFALRDAFERDRFASALAIGTQIGLAGSMRGLSAFLGDLAFVTTPGATAVIDSYDPDHPGAADLLGYREDPTPGLAHRVMWFAYDGETDPTLHFRLFAPDRLREAAIGTGWEVEAVDREGTGDGPHYRAALRKR; encoded by the coding sequence ATGCCTGACGCCTTCGGACGCGCGATCCGCGATCATCACCGTGGTGACCGGACTACCCCTCTCCGACAGGGCGACGGCGAGGAGACGCGTGAACACCCGATCGGGGCGTTCTACTTCGACGCGTTCGACGCCGAGAGCAACGCGGGTTCGTGGCTCACATCGCGGCTTTCGGGCCCGCTCGTCGACCTCGGAGCGGGGGCGGGCCGGCACGCGCTGCGGTTTCAAGGGCGGTTCGAGACAGTTGCGGTCGAGACCAGCCCAGCACTCGTCGAGGCGATGCGCGACCGCGGCGTCGTGGATGTCCGCGAGGGCGACATGTTCGCCCTCCGAGACGCGTTCGAGCGGGATCGGTTCGCGTCGGCGCTCGCGATCGGCACGCAGATCGGACTGGCGGGCTCGATGCGAGGGCTCTCGGCATTTCTCGGCGACCTCGCGTTCGTGACGACGCCCGGCGCGACGGCCGTGATCGATTCTTACGACCCGGATCACCCCGGAGCCGCTGACCTCCTCGGGTACCGCGAGGACCCGACGCCGGGGCTCGCGCATCGCGTCATGTGGTTCGCGTACGACGGGGAGACGGACCCGACGCTCCATTTCAGGCTGTTCGCCCCCGACCGGCTCCGCGAAGCGGCGATCGGGACGGGATGGGAGGTCGAGGCGGTGGACCGCGAGGGGACCGGAGACGGGCCCCACTACCGGGCCGCGCTCCGGAAGCGGTAG
- a CDS encoding MFS transporter: protein MSNADAGNGAKRSQFWALYLTRFAEGFGFITLITLLGTYINTLDPQATTVLGVSISAGLIIGMYTTGFTLAQTVAVVPLAWAGDRFDKRTVLLGVLAIGAGVYALFPLVDSSASFILVRALQGLVVTGAGLMTLSLVGQIADVGTRADKIGKANAASFAASIVGSLSAGAIYDAVGFDPIFMIIALLMVAAWVITWLVLDDDDTRVEGFPFSDLAVNRRILTMTSFRAQYAFAVTMVRTWVPIYVSTEMAAGGLGVTGIAIGVTVTAEKATNMVGQLFTGRLSDDYGRSLFVFAGGGAYGLIAMAIPFSAVIGTALGAGVTLPILGELPAAYLPLVAFSGLLGIADSFREPASMALFADEGTDDGGVASSFGIRELVWRPGSVAGPLIAGWLMIEVNMASVFYVGGAFAITGVLAFLAILAHDHGRAALTAW from the coding sequence GTGAGCAACGCGGACGCAGGCAACGGGGCAAAGCGATCGCAGTTCTGGGCGCTCTATCTCACGCGCTTCGCTGAGGGGTTCGGCTTCATCACGCTCATCACCCTGTTGGGGACGTACATCAACACGCTCGACCCGCAGGCGACGACGGTCCTCGGCGTGTCTATCTCGGCCGGACTCATCATCGGGATGTACACCACGGGATTCACCCTCGCGCAGACGGTTGCCGTGGTGCCGCTGGCGTGGGCCGGCGACCGGTTCGACAAGCGAACCGTCCTGCTGGGCGTACTCGCGATCGGTGCCGGCGTCTACGCGCTGTTCCCGCTCGTCGACTCCTCCGCCTCGTTCATCCTCGTCCGCGCCCTGCAGGGACTCGTGGTCACCGGTGCGGGGCTGATGACGCTGTCGCTGGTCGGACAGATCGCGGATGTCGGGACGCGCGCCGACAAGATTGGCAAGGCCAACGCCGCCTCCTTCGCAGCGTCCATCGTCGGGTCGCTGTCGGCCGGAGCGATATACGACGCGGTCGGCTTCGATCCCATCTTCATGATCATCGCGTTGCTGATGGTCGCCGCGTGGGTCATCACGTGGCTCGTCCTCGACGACGACGACACTCGCGTCGAGGGCTTCCCCTTCTCGGATCTCGCTGTGAACCGGCGGATCCTCACGATGACGAGCTTCCGCGCCCAGTACGCCTTCGCCGTGACGATGGTGCGGACGTGGGTCCCGATCTACGTCAGCACGGAGATGGCCGCGGGCGGCCTCGGCGTCACCGGCATCGCCATCGGGGTCACCGTCACCGCCGAGAAGGCGACCAACATGGTCGGCCAGCTGTTCACCGGTCGTCTCTCGGACGACTACGGTCGGTCCCTGTTCGTCTTCGCCGGCGGCGGCGCCTACGGGCTGATCGCGATGGCGATCCCGTTCTCGGCCGTCATCGGAACCGCGCTCGGAGCCGGGGTGACGCTCCCGATTCTGGGCGAACTGCCGGCCGCGTACCTGCCGCTCGTCGCCTTCTCGGGACTGCTCGGTATCGCCGACTCCTTCCGTGAGCCGGCCAGTATGGCGCTGTTCGCGGACGAGGGGACCGACGACGGCGGGGTCGCCTCCAGCTTCGGCATCCGCGAACTCGTCTGGCGGCCGGGCTCGGTGGCGGGACCGCTCATCGCCGGCTGGCTGATGATCGAGGTGAACATGGCGTCCGTCTTCTACGTCGGCGGCGCGTTCGCGATCACCGGCGTCCTCGCGTTCCTCGCGATCCTCGCGCACGACCACGGCCGCGCGGCGCTGACGGCGTGGTAG